One Paenisporosarcina sp. FSL H8-0542 genomic region harbors:
- a CDS encoding tetracycline resistance MFS efflux pump, whose translation MMQDQRKKIIVLMINMFIAIGSFGIIIPILPAYLMSIGEGGMAAGLMIAIFAGAQFVMSPIAGKWADQVGRRKMIIAGLSGLTLSMFVFYFSDSIWVLYTSRVIGGIGAALLIPAIFAYVADITTMDQRAKGNSYISAAMSLGIVIGPGIGGFLADYDLKLPLLVSALVSLLSVIFSIIVLKESRETGDVLGAVKQESMVKKLAQSVQKPYFIPLVITLVMSFGLMAYESVLGLFVDNQFGATPKQIAVMVTSTGIVSVVMQLLVVDRLVRRYGEGIILNFFIALTALCFFLSLFASTYVLFFMITLVVFLATSILRPVLNTLISKLAGNEQGFAMGMNNAYMSIGNVVGPLLAGVLYDVNIIYPFLLGFVVLGITILVSVVWQRNQKSIQFVK comes from the coding sequence ATGATGCAAGATCAACGAAAGAAAATAATTGTTTTAATGATAAATATGTTTATCGCAATAGGGAGTTTTGGCATAATCATTCCGATACTGCCAGCCTATCTAATGTCGATTGGTGAAGGGGGCATGGCGGCAGGTCTTATGATTGCCATCTTTGCGGGGGCACAGTTCGTCATGTCACCGATTGCCGGTAAGTGGGCAGATCAAGTTGGTCGACGGAAGATGATTATTGCAGGTCTAAGCGGATTAACGCTTTCCATGTTTGTGTTTTATTTCTCGGATTCAATATGGGTGCTGTATACATCGCGAGTGATAGGCGGTATCGGAGCAGCCTTATTAATTCCTGCGATTTTCGCTTATGTAGCAGATATTACGACTATGGATCAGCGTGCAAAAGGGAATAGTTACATTTCCGCAGCGATGTCACTCGGAATTGTCATTGGACCTGGAATCGGAGGGTTTTTGGCGGATTATGACTTGAAGCTTCCATTACTCGTTTCCGCATTGGTATCGTTGTTGTCTGTGATATTCTCAATAATTGTATTGAAGGAAAGCAGGGAAACTGGAGATGTTTTAGGCGCAGTTAAACAGGAATCAATGGTGAAAAAACTTGCACAGTCTGTACAAAAGCCTTATTTTATCCCACTTGTTATTACACTCGTCATGAGTTTTGGGTTGATGGCATATGAATCGGTATTAGGTCTGTTTGTGGATAATCAATTTGGCGCAACACCGAAACAGATTGCAGTGATGGTGACGTCAACAGGGATTGTCAGCGTTGTGATGCAATTATTGGTGGTGGATCGTCTCGTTCGAAGGTATGGTGAAGGAATCATTTTGAATTTCTTTATCGCCCTGACAGCTTTATGTTTCTTCTTATCTTTATTTGCCTCCACCTATGTGCTGTTCTTTATGATTACGTTAGTGGTGTTCCTTGCAACTTCTATTTTGAGACCAGTGCTGAATACGCTGATCTCAAAGCTAGCAGGTAATGAACAAGGCTTCGCGATGGGGATGAATAACGCCTATATGAGTATTGGTAACGTAGTTGGACCGCTACTTGCTGGTGTTTTATATGACGTGAATATTATATATCCTTTCTTGCTAGGATTCGTCGTACTAGGGATTACAATCTTGGTAAGTGTCGTGTGGCAGAGGAATCAGAAATCAATCCAATTTGTGAAGTGA
- a CDS encoding EAL domain-containing protein, whose amino-acid sequence MQAQQLNLQLIEQSKMRCEEWGLDPTIIPDPFEIGHEQLQQIQKENKEVLKVVEFFIPEFLKMVKGTPLLIVVTDNQGIVTYMEGDNTIKDVIQQLGFRTGVQFTEKYNGTNCISLALNHNQPVEVVGSQHYHDFLYQSACYSVPVTDHRTNGTLGTVSIMTALNFEDPLLLSLLSIVGTSIEREIQLQEQNKDLNVLNQVLTESSHTAMILTDHYGRIMEFNPYAEKLTGLKRQDVIKKPASELAILKDWIDQIIQTKESFSDIEVKFQKPDSSKETICLFDGRPIYSVNQYFIGTVCSFRDITERYENQLIMQHHAHHDDLTTLPNRRYFHNYINGILDSSDGKNISLAVFLLDLDRFKLINDTLGHAKGDTLLVEIAQRLNHYLLDKGKLFRMGGDEFTIALTDFNSVDEIKKIADDIIEVVRKPFFLQNLEFHVSTSIGIALYPNDGSDINTLFLHADTAMYRAKDQGKNGYCIYNSDMNEESLKKLTLESELELAIKNNDLILHYQPQIDLHTKQIVGVEALLRWNHPELGLIPPADFIPLAEEMGLMVHLGEWVLNHGCRQMKKWHDQGMTSLKLSINLSPQEFLKQRLVDKVKQVLQETGLAPHGLELEITESMTMDVIRSTSILEELHELGIQIAMDDFGTGYSSLNYLKNFHIHRLKIDRSFIRDMLNGPKDGQIVSTIISIAHALNLKVIAEGVETKEQLHFLEKLQCDEIQGYYYSKPLSATDLEKKYEFNSSRGVIHP is encoded by the coding sequence ATGCAAGCACAACAATTAAATTTACAGCTAATTGAACAGTCGAAAATGCGATGTGAAGAATGGGGATTGGATCCGACGATTATTCCCGACCCTTTTGAAATTGGCCATGAACAACTACAACAAATTCAAAAAGAAAATAAAGAAGTCTTGAAAGTGGTGGAATTTTTTATTCCAGAATTTTTGAAGATGGTAAAAGGAACTCCACTTTTGATTGTTGTTACCGATAATCAGGGCATCGTTACCTATATGGAAGGTGACAATACGATTAAAGATGTCATTCAACAACTTGGCTTCAGAACAGGCGTTCAGTTTACGGAGAAATACAATGGAACGAATTGTATCAGTCTTGCACTGAACCACAATCAACCGGTGGAAGTAGTAGGCTCTCAACATTATCATGATTTCCTCTATCAGTCGGCTTGTTATTCCGTGCCAGTTACAGATCATCGTACGAACGGCACTCTTGGAACAGTTTCCATTATGACCGCTTTGAATTTTGAAGACCCTCTACTCCTTTCCTTGCTTTCGATTGTCGGAACGAGTATCGAACGTGAAATCCAATTGCAAGAACAAAACAAAGATTTGAATGTGCTGAACCAAGTGTTAACGGAATCCTCACATACTGCCATGATTTTGACGGATCATTATGGTCGTATTATGGAATTTAATCCATATGCAGAAAAACTGACAGGATTGAAACGCCAAGATGTGATTAAAAAGCCTGCGTCTGAGCTGGCTATTCTTAAGGATTGGATAGATCAAATCATCCAAACGAAAGAAAGCTTCTCCGATATCGAAGTGAAATTCCAAAAACCGGATTCGTCAAAAGAAACCATATGTCTATTTGACGGCCGTCCAATTTACAGTGTGAATCAATATTTCATCGGGACAGTCTGCAGTTTCCGGGACATAACGGAACGCTATGAAAACCAATTGATCATGCAACATCACGCACATCATGATGATTTAACAACATTGCCTAATAGACGCTATTTCCATAACTATATAAATGGCATTCTGGATTCATCCGATGGGAAAAATATTTCATTGGCGGTTTTCCTGCTAGATCTTGATCGTTTTAAATTAATCAATGATACATTGGGTCATGCAAAAGGTGATACGTTACTTGTTGAAATCGCTCAAAGATTAAATCATTATTTACTCGACAAAGGAAAGCTGTTTCGAATGGGTGGCGATGAGTTTACCATCGCTTTGACAGATTTCAATTCAGTTGATGAAATAAAAAAAATTGCCGACGATATTATTGAAGTCGTTCGGAAACCATTTTTCCTTCAAAACCTGGAGTTTCATGTTAGCACGAGTATCGGTATCGCCCTCTATCCAAATGACGGGTCAGATATCAATACCCTATTCCTACATGCAGATACTGCTATGTACCGTGCAAAAGATCAAGGGAAAAACGGTTACTGCATATACAATTCGGATATGAACGAGGAATCTCTCAAGAAACTGACGCTCGAATCGGAGCTCGAATTAGCCATAAAAAATAACGATCTTATCCTGCATTACCAACCGCAGATTGATTTGCACACTAAGCAAATTGTGGGAGTTGAAGCCTTATTACGCTGGAATCATCCTGAACTCGGACTTATTCCTCCAGCTGATTTCATTCCACTAGCTGAAGAAATGGGATTGATGGTACATCTTGGTGAATGGGTACTCAATCACGGCTGCCGTCAAATGAAAAAGTGGCACGATCAAGGCATGACGTCATTGAAACTATCCATCAACTTGTCTCCTCAGGAATTTTTAAAGCAACGTCTTGTGGATAAAGTCAAACAAGTATTGCAAGAAACTGGGCTTGCACCACATGGTTTGGAACTGGAAATCACGGAATCTATGACAATGGATGTTATTCGTTCCACATCAATCTTGGAAGAATTGCATGAGCTTGGTATCCAGATAGCCATGGATGACTTTGGTACAGGCTACAGTTCACTTAACTACTTGAAGAACTTCCATATTCATCGTCTGAAAATTGATCGAAGTTTCATTCGTGACATGCTGAATGGACCGAAAGATGGCCAAATCGTTAGCACCATCATTTCCATCGCACATGCGCTGAATCTAAAAGTCATTGCAGAAGGCGTAGAAACAAAAGAACAGCTTCATTTCCTTGAAAAATTACAATGTGACGAAATACAAGGCTACTATTACAGCAAACCGTTATCAGCTACCGATCTCGAAAAAAAATATGAATTTAATTCATCTAGAGGTGTCATTCATCCATGA
- a CDS encoding thiamine pyrophosphate-binding protein, with protein sequence MKSIASLLVEHLKSFQVTHAFGIPGKAVVPLLLAMEKNELEFVLSRHESGAGFMAAGYARQNNTLGVAVGTSGPGGTNLLTAAGQAKAFHLPVLFITGHPSVKDSGRAMGQDSSIFGTDLVKMFEPVTLFSARVERADQFQVYFQHALQKALTGTKGPVHLSIPADVLMEEIEPFTLSLPALEPAVSPYMGEVKSLLEQAKRPLLFLGKGVHISQAYDEVSQLSLQYNVPVITTPGGKGTIRTDHPGYLGPFGLGGTQAATDYLNEGVDLLIVIGTKLTDMTLAGFTLDMAPEQIIQFDIEATFIGRSLPVPTLPVIGDAKTNLHAILDPAFREIAATTFAEKEAIEVDILPSTTERLSAVTAVQLMRKHLPSETILYGDDGSHTFYAIENFTIEQEGTFFMDDVFGTMGHAIGYAIGAKFADPNQAIACLTGDGCMMMHGTEISAAACHDLQIPFIILNNGRLDMVDKGMRYNLGRSVGTVYEYPANLSLFGESLGAASFRCFTAQQVEEALTFANANKGPTVIEIMVDPEEIPPTLKRG encoded by the coding sequence ATGAAATCAATTGCATCATTATTGGTCGAACACTTAAAATCATTTCAAGTAACTCACGCATTCGGTATTCCCGGTAAAGCGGTTGTTCCTCTTCTCCTTGCAATGGAAAAGAACGAACTTGAATTCGTATTAAGCAGACACGAATCTGGCGCTGGCTTCATGGCTGCAGGTTATGCACGCCAGAACAATACGCTTGGGGTCGCGGTCGGAACTTCAGGACCAGGTGGCACGAACTTGCTGACTGCTGCTGGACAAGCAAAAGCCTTCCACCTGCCGGTACTTTTCATTACTGGACATCCTTCAGTCAAAGATTCAGGACGTGCCATGGGTCAGGATTCCAGTATTTTCGGGACAGATCTTGTAAAAATGTTTGAACCAGTTACTCTTTTCAGCGCAAGAGTCGAACGAGCTGATCAGTTCCAAGTATACTTCCAGCATGCACTTCAAAAAGCACTGACTGGAACAAAAGGTCCTGTTCATCTTTCCATCCCTGCTGACGTGTTGATGGAAGAAATCGAGCCCTTTACATTATCGCTTCCGGCCTTGGAACCGGCGGTCTCGCCATACATGGGAGAAGTGAAATCCTTGCTGGAGCAAGCGAAAAGACCTCTCCTGTTCCTAGGGAAAGGTGTGCATATTTCACAGGCTTATGACGAAGTTAGCCAACTTTCACTTCAATACAATGTGCCCGTCATCACTACACCGGGCGGAAAAGGAACAATTCGCACTGACCATCCGGGTTACCTCGGTCCTTTCGGATTGGGGGGAACGCAAGCTGCGACTGATTATTTAAATGAAGGCGTTGACTTGTTAATTGTCATCGGAACGAAACTGACGGATATGACGTTAGCCGGTTTCACTCTGGACATGGCGCCTGAACAAATCATTCAATTTGATATTGAAGCGACATTTATCGGCCGGTCACTACCTGTTCCTACCCTGCCTGTCATTGGGGATGCAAAAACGAATCTACATGCCATTCTTGACCCGGCATTTCGTGAAATTGCGGCAACAACTTTCGCTGAGAAAGAAGCAATTGAAGTTGACATTCTTCCTTCAACTACCGAAAGATTGTCAGCAGTTACTGCTGTCCAATTGATGCGCAAACATCTGCCCTCAGAGACCATACTGTATGGGGACGATGGAAGTCATACTTTCTACGCAATCGAGAATTTCACGATTGAACAAGAAGGTACATTCTTTATGGATGATGTCTTCGGGACAATGGGACATGCAATCGGCTACGCCATCGGTGCTAAATTTGCAGATCCCAACCAAGCCATCGCCTGTCTGACTGGCGACGGCTGCATGATGATGCACGGCACAGAAATATCAGCCGCTGCATGCCATGACCTGCAAATTCCATTTATCATCCTGAACAACGGTCGCTTAGACATGGTCGACAAAGGCATGCGCTATAATTTAGGGCGATCAGTCGGAACGGTTTACGAATACCCAGCAAACTTAAGCCTATTCGGCGAATCACTGGGTGCAGCATCTTTCCGTTGCTTCACTGCTCAACAAGTTGAAGAAGCCCTGACCTTCGCAAATGCTAACAAAGGGCCAACCGTCATCGAAATAATGGTGGACCCTGAAGAAATCCCACCTACTCTGAAACGCGGTTAA
- a CDS encoding HAD family phosphatase produces the protein MRVAIFDFDGTLYPQETFTLMMNYMKKHPVHSSKYQSFYRALMKPYLAYKMKIYPENKMKAKSMQLYLDAFKGMYQREIEKYFEDMSRDMHKDLNWNVVDRLQKHLIEGDHVLLVSGAFTPMLNEVTRDFAIHDVIGTEIPMRNGKIDTDTGIYHIQGERKNEMIEKALEGMEIDWENSSAYGDSISDITVLELVGNPVAVRPESRLKAVAEERKWEIIW, from the coding sequence ATGCGCGTAGCCATTTTCGACTTTGACGGTACACTGTACCCGCAAGAAACATTTACATTAATGATGAACTATATGAAGAAACACCCTGTCCACTCATCAAAATATCAATCATTTTACCGAGCGCTTATGAAGCCATACCTTGCCTATAAAATGAAAATATACCCTGAAAATAAAATGAAAGCCAAATCAATGCAACTCTATCTAGACGCATTCAAAGGTATGTATCAACGTGAAATCGAAAAATACTTTGAGGATATGTCCCGTGATATGCACAAAGACCTTAACTGGAATGTTGTCGATCGTTTGCAAAAGCATTTAATCGAAGGTGACCATGTCCTTCTCGTGTCAGGTGCTTTCACTCCCATGCTAAACGAAGTTACCCGTGACTTTGCTATTCACGATGTCATTGGTACAGAAATTCCAATGCGAAACGGCAAAATCGATACAGATACTGGCATTTACCATATCCAAGGAGAACGAAAAAACGAAATGATAGAGAAAGCACTTGAAGGCATGGAGATTGACTGGGAAAACAGTTCAGCTTATGGCGACAGTATTTCAGACATCACCGTTTTGGAACTTGTTGGAAATCCGGTGGCGGTCCGTCCCGAATCCCGACTGAAAGCAGTAGCTGAAGAACGCAAATGGGAGATTATTTGGTAG